From one Agathobaculum sp. NTUH-O15-33 genomic stretch:
- a CDS encoding YhbY family RNA-binding protein — MLTTKQRAQLRAMANTLPDTLIIGKEGVTDAVERELDVLLESHELVKGKVLESAMLTPRTVSEALCQACRANPVQVIGSKFVIYRPASDKDKRKIVLVK; from the coding sequence ATGCTAACAACCAAGCAACGCGCGCAGCTGCGCGCGATGGCAAATACATTGCCCGATACGCTGATTATCGGCAAGGAGGGCGTGACCGACGCGGTCGAGCGTGAGCTCGACGTGCTGCTGGAAAGCCACGAACTCGTCAAGGGTAAGGTGCTGGAAAGCGCCATGCTCACACCGCGCACGGTATCCGAAGCGCTGTGTCAGGCTTGCCGCGCCAATCCGGTGCAGGTGATCGGCTCGAAATTTGTAATCTATCGCCCCGCGTCGGATAAGGACAAGCGGAAGATCGTCCTCGTCAAATGA
- a CDS encoding LCP family protein, with protein sequence MKLFGGGGGRKKTTGSGSPKSAPKAATGTHKTAPKPQGKGGKPAKAGKGGKVKTPLTKNQKRKRIIIAAVIVAVLCVGLATAAWIFIRPPEIKNDPTIHDTENGDKVDVNELLNAGTRVDDLFTFVVCAVDEDETRTDAIMVARMDTKKKTINIMNIPRDTMCNNGYSGASRKINAAYGIKTGGKGGNIEQTKKEVERLLGFKPDKYVVVNFDGIAAIVDAIGGVDYEVPFRMQYDDPSQDLHIDLYAGMQHLNGKQTVEFLRWRHSNDYSMQYETGDQGRVENQQKFLKKIASDLFQMKNILKIKDISDAIFNNVKTDFTAGQILWMGMQAMNIKNENIQFFTLPGYGQMSTAGSDPVAYSFYFPYYQQTLDLVNQYMNPFAEPITTLDMVDGPESYSGGGHVSTDPGDDYVWPDSGSSSGSDSNEGGSGSGAIDPEQGDSNGSGDGTGTGTTPGTPTTPGTSDGETGGSTGGETGGGETGGSTGGETGGGESGGGTGGETGGGESGGGTGGETGGGESGGGSTGGETGGGESGGGSIDPEA encoded by the coding sequence TTGAAACTGTTTGGAGGCGGCGGCGGCCGCAAGAAAACGACAGGGAGCGGCTCGCCAAAGTCAGCTCCAAAAGCGGCCACTGGCACACATAAGACGGCGCCGAAGCCACAGGGCAAGGGCGGAAAGCCGGCAAAAGCCGGAAAAGGCGGCAAAGTAAAAACGCCGCTGACGAAAAATCAAAAGCGCAAACGCATCATCATCGCGGCGGTCATCGTGGCGGTGCTGTGCGTGGGTCTTGCAACTGCGGCGTGGATCTTTATCCGCCCGCCGGAAATCAAGAACGATCCCACCATCCATGATACCGAAAACGGAGACAAGGTGGATGTCAACGAGCTTTTAAACGCCGGCACGCGCGTGGACGATCTGTTTACCTTCGTCGTATGCGCGGTGGACGAGGATGAAACGCGAACGGACGCCATCATGGTCGCGCGCATGGATACCAAGAAAAAGACCATCAATATCATGAATATCCCGCGCGATACCATGTGCAACAACGGCTATTCGGGCGCGTCCCGTAAGATTAACGCGGCATACGGCATCAAGACCGGCGGCAAGGGCGGCAATATCGAGCAGACCAAGAAGGAAGTCGAACGTCTGCTTGGCTTTAAACCGGATAAGTATGTTGTCGTCAACTTTGACGGTATCGCCGCGATCGTGGACGCGATCGGCGGCGTAGATTACGAGGTGCCGTTCCGTATGCAGTACGACGATCCCTCGCAGGATCTGCACATCGACCTGTACGCCGGTATGCAGCACCTCAACGGCAAGCAGACGGTCGAGTTCCTGCGCTGGCGGCACTCGAACGACTATTCGATGCAGTATGAAACGGGCGATCAGGGCCGTGTGGAAAACCAGCAAAAGTTCCTGAAAAAGATCGCGAGCGATTTGTTCCAGATGAAGAACATCCTCAAGATCAAGGACATTTCGGACGCGATCTTCAATAACGTCAAAACCGACTTCACCGCCGGTCAGATCCTATGGATGGGCATGCAGGCGATGAATATCAAAAACGAGAATATCCAGTTCTTTACCCTGCCGGGCTATGGGCAAATGAGCACGGCGGGCAGCGACCCGGTCGCGTATTCATTCTATTTCCCGTATTATCAGCAAACGCTCGATCTGGTCAACCAGTATATGAATCCCTTTGCCGAGCCGATCACCACGCTGGACATGGTGGACGGACCGGAAAGCTATTCGGGCGGCGGACATGTAAGCACAGATCCGGGCGACGATTACGTTTGGCCTGATTCCGGCTCCAGCTCGGGCAGCGACAGCAACGAGGGCGGCTCCGGTTCCGGCGCGATCGATCCTGAGCAAGGCGACAGTAACGGATCGGGCGACGGCACGGGAACAGGCACAACGCCCGGCACGCCCACTACGCCGGGAACCTCTGACGGAGAAACCGGCGGCAGCACGGGCGGCGAGACCGGCGGCGGAGAAACCGGCGGCAGCACGGGCGGCGAGACCGGCGGCGGAGAATCCGGCGGCGGCACGGGCGGCGAGACCGGCGGCGGAGAATCCGGCGGCGGCACAGGTGGCGAGACCGGCGGCGGGGAATCCGGCGGCGGCAGCACGGGCGGCGAGACCGGCGGCGGGGAATCCGGCGGCGGTTCGATCGACCCGGAAGCATAA
- the yqeK gene encoding bis(5'-nucleosyl)-tetraphosphatase (symmetrical) YqeK → MLCNDEMRKGILARLHGYRYEHTLGCERAAIYLAELYGGDVEKAAFSAILHDITKHLSKEEQLNLSKKYGIIPCNAEFSEPKMLHGKTAAAIAKDEYGAPQDVCDAIACHTTGKAGMNVLDKILYLADYIEDTRDFPGVKNARELAKEDIDRALLYCFDQTLIELVTRAKLIHGDTIAAYNDLIAQGVRWRDAQD, encoded by the coding sequence ATGTTGTGCAATGACGAAATGAGAAAAGGAATACTCGCGCGTCTCCATGGGTACCGCTATGAGCATACGCTCGGCTGCGAGCGCGCCGCGATCTACCTAGCCGAACTTTATGGGGGAGACGTGGAAAAAGCGGCTTTCTCAGCAATCCTGCACGACATAACAAAGCATCTTTCTAAAGAAGAACAGTTGAATTTAAGTAAGAAATACGGTATAATACCCTGTAACGCTGAATTCTCCGAGCCAAAAATGCTGCACGGAAAAACGGCCGCCGCCATCGCAAAGGATGAGTACGGCGCGCCGCAGGATGTGTGCGACGCGATTGCCTGCCATACCACAGGCAAGGCGGGAATGAATGTGCTCGATAAGATACTCTATTTGGCGGATTATATCGAGGATACGCGCGACTTTCCCGGTGTGAAAAATGCGCGCGAACTCGCAAAAGAAGACATCGACCGCGCGCTGCTGTATTGCTTCGACCAAACGTTGATCGAGCTGGTGACGCGGGCCAAGCTGATCCACGGCGATACGATCGCCGCGTACAACGACTTGATCGCGCAGGGCGTCCGCTGGAGGGACGCGCAGGACTGA
- the nadD gene encoding nicotinate (nicotinamide) nucleotide adenylyltransferase encodes MRTGVLGGTFNPPHLGHLNAAKSAKTALGLERVLFIPTNIPPHKELPEDTASAADRCKMVRLMIEGESWAELCDIEIRRGGASYTVDTLRSLHDRGESDLFLIIGTDMLLSFDRVWRAPDEIAHLATLAVCAREADDWNNLREKAKGLQSSLGARIELVRGDVLTISSTELRCGGDLRRYTTNAVADYIERKHLYGF; translated from the coding sequence ATGAGAACGGGCGTTTTGGGCGGCACCTTTAATCCGCCGCATTTGGGCCATTTAAACGCCGCGAAAAGCGCCAAGACCGCGCTTGGGCTGGAACGCGTGCTGTTTATCCCGACCAATATACCGCCGCATAAGGAACTGCCGGAGGACACCGCTTCGGCAGCCGACCGTTGCAAGATGGTGCGCCTGATGATCGAAGGGGAAAGCTGGGCCGAGCTCTGCGATATCGAGATCCGGCGCGGCGGCGCCAGCTATACCGTGGATACGCTGCGCTCGCTGCACGATCGTGGCGAGAGCGACCTGTTTTTGATCATCGGCACCGATATGCTTTTATCGTTCGATCGCGTTTGGCGCGCGCCGGATGAGATCGCGCATCTGGCCACGCTGGCCGTCTGCGCCCGCGAAGCGGATGACTGGAATAACCTGCGGGAAAAGGCGAAGGGCCTTCAAAGCAGCCTCGGCGCGCGCATCGAGCTGGTGCGCGGCGACGTACTCACCATTTCTTCGACCGAACTGCGGTGCGGCGGCGATCTGCGCCGCTATACCACGAACGCGGTCGCCGATTACATCGAGCGAAAACACCTTTACGGTTTTTAA